The DNA segment ATTGCATTTATAGGCGGTTTTTCTGTCGACGAGCCGACAATGAATGCAGGCGCAAAGATGGCTGATGAGGGGCGCCATGAATTCATATGCGGGGACCCTGTCTCGTGTATCCGTGATGAGGTGAAAAAGTTTGAGGGTTCGGATGTCATTTGTGGCATAAATATCCGTGGAACTTCCCCAAAGTCTTACCTGGACGTTTACTCTGCTGTTGGCAAAGACGTCATATACGAGGTTGATGCGCACTGCCGGCAGGAGGCTATGATAAATGCAGGTGCGGGTGAATACCTGCTGAAAAACACGGATACTCTTGCAGATATCGTCCGGGCTTTAAATGAGGCCGGCGCTTATGTCTCAGTCAAGTTTCGCGCCGGTGTAAGTTCAAATGATTCGTCTCTTGCACGTCTTCTCTGGAAGGCAGGTGCTGATATACTGCACGTCGACCTGATGGACTTTGGGTCTTCTAAACTTAAGGAGATAAGAAACAGCTGCCCGCTGAAGATTATTGCGAACAATTCCATGAATACCTTCGAGAGGGTGAAGGAGATGTTTTCGCATGGCGCCGACATGGTATCTCTTGCAAGAAATGCCGACAACGAGACGCTTGAACGCCTCAGGGTTTCAATAGAGGAATATGCGGATGAGTCCGGGTGGTACAATGCGCCGAAACAGCTCTGCCGTGGAGGTGACCTGAGGGGGCTTGCGTTCTGTTGCATGCCTATAAAACAGTGCCCTCTGATTCCTGCACTGAAAAAGACGGGGATGTCTCCGAAAAAGTTTCATGACTTAAAAGTGTCTCTTGCCGAGAATACTCCTCTGTCTTCCGGAGAGAGCACATGCTTCGGAAGTCTTGTATGGTGCTGCAAGAGTTCGACGCCGTGCATGTTCCGTGACATTTCACTGAAACAGGCGGGACTTTCGCACCAGGAGTACATGCGCTTAAAGAGGCGTCTTTCA comes from the Methanomicrobium sp. W14 genome and includes:
- a CDS encoding methanogenesis marker 9 domain-containing protein, which codes for MTDCGSRYYLTINKRCVKVPVALSSMAGITDASYALLRKENIGIAFIGGFSVDEPTMNAGAKMADEGRHEFICGDPVSCIRDEVKKFEGSDVICGINIRGTSPKSYLDVYSAVGKDVIYEVDAHCRQEAMINAGAGEYLLKNTDTLADIVRALNEAGAYVSVKFRAGVSSNDSSLARLLWKAGADILHVDLMDFGSSKLKEIRNSCPLKIIANNSMNTFERVKEMFSHGADMVSLARNADNETLERLRVSIEEYADESGWYNAPKQLCRGGDLRGLAFCCMPIKQCPLIPALKKTGMSPKKFHDLKVSLAENTPLSSGESTCFGSLVWCCKSSTPCMFRDISLKQAGLSHQEYMRLKRRLSEGIIEKVFDERSEEESC